The following coding sequences are from one Calditrichota bacterium window:
- a CDS encoding 2-ketoisovalerate ferredoxin oxidoreductase has protein sequence MKAQTLEKPRTFYDKFERKGGANLETTHYCPGCGHGNVHKILAEAIEDFGIADRTILISPVGCSVFAYYYFDTGNVQAAHGRAPAVGTGLKRANPESIVISYQGDGDLAAIGGAEILNAANRGENMTVIFINNAIYGMTGGQMAPTTMVGQKTTTSPYGRSAQNEGFPIRMCEIISTLEMPVYVERTALVDFKSINRTKRAIRKALKNQIENKGFSFVEVLSPCPTGWKITSVESQKWIEEKMMPYYPVKVFKDNSDEVEPRKIQKKDLTDEEILQILKIAGEKEQVKVDEDFIEKFPEQKLKIAGFGGQGVLTMGVMLADAAMTQDLNVSWIPSYGPEMRGGTANCSVILSNKRIGSPLTTHPNVLIAMNGPSLDAFEDSVEEGGLIIVNSSIIDRKVKRSDVRALYIPLTEMAANLGLTAVANSVCIGAYLEYTKIMGPNVAIESIKKNLKKKKYVDINVKAIQEGVRFIRENHA, from the coding sequence ATGAAAGCGCAAACATTAGAAAAGCCAAGAACTTTTTACGATAAATTTGAACGGAAAGGTGGCGCCAATCTGGAGACAACGCACTACTGTCCCGGTTGCGGCCACGGCAATGTGCACAAAATTCTCGCTGAAGCGATAGAAGATTTCGGCATTGCGGATCGGACAATTTTAATTTCTCCGGTCGGCTGTTCGGTTTTTGCCTACTATTATTTTGACACCGGCAATGTCCAGGCGGCTCACGGACGCGCGCCCGCTGTCGGGACCGGTCTGAAACGCGCCAATCCTGAGAGTATCGTGATTTCCTACCAGGGAGACGGAGACCTGGCTGCTATCGGAGGCGCAGAAATTCTCAACGCTGCCAACCGCGGCGAAAATATGACGGTAATTTTTATCAACAATGCGATTTACGGCATGACTGGCGGACAAATGGCGCCGACGACAATGGTCGGCCAGAAAACAACGACCAGTCCTTACGGCCGTTCCGCGCAAAACGAAGGTTTCCCCATTCGCATGTGCGAAATTATCAGCACTCTCGAAATGCCGGTTTATGTGGAGAGAACCGCGTTGGTTGATTTCAAGTCCATCAATCGCACGAAAAGGGCAATCCGGAAGGCTTTAAAAAATCAAATCGAAAACAAAGGTTTTTCGTTCGTAGAGGTTCTTTCTCCGTGCCCGACCGGCTGGAAAATAACTTCTGTGGAATCCCAGAAATGGATTGAAGAAAAAATGATGCCGTACTATCCGGTGAAAGTGTTCAAGGACAATAGCGATGAAGTCGAACCGCGCAAGATTCAGAAGAAAGATTTGACAGACGAAGAAATACTGCAAATTTTGAAAATTGCTGGCGAAAAAGAGCAAGTAAAAGTCGACGAGGATTTCATCGAGAAGTTTCCGGAGCAGAAGCTGAAAATTGCCGGTTTCGGCGGGCAAGGCGTTTTAACTATGGGCGTCATGCTGGCGGACGCTGCCATGACGCAGGATTTGAATGTCAGTTGGATTCCGTCTTACGGTCCGGAAATGCGCGGCGGCACGGCGAACTGTAGCGTTATTTTGTCCAACAAGCGCATCGGATCTCCGTTGACGACGCACCCCAATGTGTTGATTGCCATGAACGGTCCGTCGCTGGATGCGTTCGAGGATTCAGTGGAAGAAGGCGGTTTGATTATCGTCAACAGTTCTATCATTGACAGAAAAGTGAAGCGCTCCGATGTGCGCGCTCTGTACATTCCGCTCACGGAAATGGCTGCTAATTTGGGATTGACGGCGGTGGCGAATTCGGTTTGTATCGGCGCGTACCTTGAGTACACAAAAATTATGGGCCCGAATGTGGCGATTGAATCCATCAAAAAGAATCTGAAAAAGAAAAAATATGTGGATATCAACGTGAAAGCGATTCAGGAAGGCGTGCGTTTCATCAGAGAAAATCACGCTTGA
- a CDS encoding 3-methyl-2-oxobutanoate dehydrogenase subunit VorB, with translation MPKQLIKGNEAVVKGALLAGCSLYFGYPITPASEIAEAAANYFPLMGGTFVQAESEVAAINMVYGAASAGKRVMTASSGPGLSLKQEGISYIAGAELPCVIIDVMRAGPGLGNIWPEQGDYNQIVKGGGHGNYRNVVLAPNAAQEMCDLTMLAFELADQYRNPVVVLTDAYIGQMMEPVDFPTTRKKVPYKEWALYGDKKTQKNLITSILMNTQILEEHNRHLQRKYQELAEKEVRFEELHVEDADLVLVGYGIVSRMLQNVVEILRAEGKKVGLLRPITLFPFPTKKVADLAESAKHFLVVELSNGQMVDDVKLAVNGRREIHFYGRMGGAVPTVEELLEEARKFI, from the coding sequence ATGCCTAAACAATTAATAAAAGGTAACGAGGCAGTTGTCAAAGGGGCTTTGCTGGCGGGGTGCAGTTTGTATTTTGGCTATCCGATTACGCCTGCCAGTGAAATTGCCGAAGCGGCTGCAAATTATTTCCCTTTAATGGGAGGCACATTTGTGCAAGCGGAAAGCGAAGTAGCGGCGATTAATATGGTTTACGGTGCTGCCAGTGCGGGAAAAAGAGTAATGACAGCTTCTTCGGGACCCGGATTGAGCCTGAAGCAGGAAGGTATTTCTTACATCGCCGGCGCTGAGTTGCCGTGCGTTATTATTGACGTGATGCGTGCAGGCCCCGGCTTGGGAAATATCTGGCCGGAACAGGGCGATTACAATCAGATCGTCAAAGGCGGCGGTCACGGCAATTATCGAAATGTCGTCCTCGCGCCAAATGCGGCGCAGGAAATGTGTGATTTGACCATGCTTGCGTTTGAGCTTGCTGATCAATATCGAAATCCGGTCGTCGTTCTCACGGATGCTTACATCGGCCAGATGATGGAACCAGTGGATTTCCCGACAACGCGAAAAAAAGTGCCTTACAAGGAATGGGCTCTGTACGGCGACAAAAAAACGCAGAAAAATTTGATCACGTCGATTTTGATGAATACTCAGATTCTGGAAGAGCACAATCGCCACTTGCAAAGAAAGTATCAGGAATTAGCAGAAAAAGAAGTTCGTTTTGAGGAGTTACATGTCGAAGATGCTGATTTAGTATTAGTCGGCTACGGCATTGTTTCCCGAATGCTGCAAAATGTGGTGGAAATCCTTCGTGCAGAAGGGAAAAAGGTCGGGCTGTTGCGCCCTATCACCTTATTTCCTTTCCCAACAAAGAAAGTGGCTGATCTTGCTGAAAGCGCCAAACATTTTCTGGTTGTTGAACTCAGCAACGGACAAATGGTTGACGATGTGAAACTTGCCGTTAACGGGCGCCGCGAAATTCATTTCTACGGAAGAATGGGCGGCGCTGTTCCTACGGTGGAGGAACTTTTAGAAGAGGCTCGGAAATTTATTTAA
- a CDS encoding 4Fe-4S dicluster domain-containing protein codes for MALPAIEVVNELCKGCGLCIEHCPKDVIEFSGKFNQMGYNYARYTGEGCTGCTICFYACPEPGAIIVYKKAKGE; via the coding sequence ATGGCGCTACCGGCGATTGAAGTTGTAAACGAACTTTGCAAGGGATGCGGGCTTTGCATAGAACATTGTCCCAAAGACGTGATTGAATTTTCCGGTAAATTTAATCAGATGGGATATAATTACGCTCGATATACAGGAGAGGGATGTACCGGTTGTACGATTTGCTTTTACGCCTGTCCGGAACCAGGAGCGATAATTGTTTACAAAAAAGCAAAGGGAGAATAG
- a CDS encoding acyl-CoA carboxylase subunit beta has translation MTKDPKLEKLFQLKKEAKLGGGQHRIETQHKKGKLTARERIELLLDRDSFVEMDMFVKHRCTDFGLDKEKYPGDGVITGYGRIEGRLVFIFSQDFTVFGGSLSESYAKKICKIMDLAMKVGAPVIGINDSGGARIQEGVDSLGGYAEIFLRNTLASGVIPQISIVAGPCAGGAVYSPAITDFIFMVKNTSYMFVTGPNVVKTVTHENVSFEELGGAITHSSKSGVSHFACENEIAAFEAVRKLMSYVPLNNVDDPPFVETNDPVDRSDERLDTIVPDNPNKPYDMKDIIRLVVDDGEFLEVQPDWAANIIIGFARLGGYSVGIVGNQPMVLAGVLDIDSSSKAARFVRFCDAFNIPLITFVDVPGFLPGTAQEFGGIIKHGAKLLYAFCEATVPKITIITRKAYGGAYDVMSSKHIRGDVNLAWPSAELAVMGPKGAVEIIFKKEIAAANDPDKALEEKLSEFITEFANPYKAAERGYIDDVIEPKFTRPNLIQALQMLETKTDTNPRKKHGNIPL, from the coding sequence ATGACGAAAGATCCTAAATTAGAAAAACTTTTCCAGCTAAAAAAAGAGGCAAAATTAGGCGGCGGCCAACATCGTATCGAAACGCAGCATAAGAAAGGGAAACTCACTGCGCGCGAACGAATCGAACTTTTGCTCGACAGAGATTCTTTTGTGGAAATGGACATGTTCGTCAAACATCGCTGCACCGATTTTGGTCTGGACAAAGAAAAGTATCCCGGTGACGGCGTGATTACCGGCTACGGACGAATCGAAGGACGGCTTGTTTTTATTTTTTCCCAGGATTTCACCGTCTTCGGCGGTTCGCTTTCCGAAAGTTACGCGAAAAAAATTTGCAAAATCATGGATTTAGCCATGAAAGTCGGCGCCCCGGTCATTGGCATTAACGACTCCGGCGGCGCGCGCATCCAGGAAGGTGTGGACAGTCTCGGCGGTTACGCGGAAATTTTTCTTCGCAACACGCTGGCGTCCGGAGTGATTCCGCAAATTAGCATCGTCGCCGGGCCCTGTGCCGGCGGCGCAGTTTACTCGCCGGCGATTACAGATTTCATTTTCATGGTAAAAAACACCTCCTACATGTTCGTCACCGGACCTAATGTGGTGAAAACTGTCACCCACGAAAATGTCAGTTTCGAAGAATTGGGTGGCGCCATCACCCACAGCAGCAAAAGCGGCGTCTCTCATTTTGCCTGCGAAAATGAAATTGCCGCGTTCGAAGCTGTGAGAAAACTTATGAGCTACGTGCCGCTCAACAATGTCGATGATCCGCCATTTGTGGAGACAAACGATCCGGTCGATCGCAGCGATGAGCGTCTGGACACTATTGTTCCTGACAATCCGAATAAACCGTACGACATGAAAGACATCATTCGCCTCGTGGTTGACGACGGCGAATTTCTCGAAGTTCAACCTGATTGGGCGGCAAACATCATCATTGGTTTTGCGCGTTTGGGAGGCTACTCCGTTGGCATCGTAGGAAATCAGCCCATGGTACTGGCTGGCGTGCTGGACATTGATTCTTCCAGCAAAGCGGCGAGATTTGTCCGTTTCTGCGACGCATTCAATATTCCGCTGATTACCTTCGTTGACGTGCCCGGATTTTTGCCCGGAACGGCACAGGAATTCGGCGGTATCATTAAGCATGGCGCTAAATTGCTTTACGCCTTTTGCGAAGCGACCGTGCCTAAAATCACTATCATCACTCGAAAAGCTTACGGCGGCGCCTACGACGTCATGAGCAGTAAACACATCCGCGGCGACGTTAATTTGGCCTGGCCTTCCGCAGAATTAGCTGTGATGGGGCCCAAAGGCGCCGTGGAAATTATTTTCAAAAAAGAGATTGCCGCCGCCAATGATCCGGACAAGGCATTAGAGGAAAAATTATCCGAATTCATCACTGAATTTGCCAACCCCTACAAAGCAGCCGAGCGCGGCTATATTGACGATGTGATTGAGCCGAAATTCACCAGACCGAATTTGATTCAAGCGCTGCAAATGTTAGAAACAAAAACCGACACTAATCCGAGGAAGAAACACGGAAATATTCCACTTTGA
- the accC gene encoding acetyl-CoA carboxylase biotin carboxylase subunit, with amino-acid sequence MFSKILIANRGEIAVRIMRTCREMGISTVAVYSEADQTARHVVYADEAHLLGPAPANESYLVIDKIIEIAKESGAEAIHPGYGFLAENPIFAQRVVENGLIFIGPKPETIALLGDKMAARQIMERANVPIVPGMKEPIFSPQQALQFAQQVGYPILLKAAAGGGGKGMRIVRNDSEIEEMFLRAQSEAQSAFGDKRVYLEKYLEKPRHIEIQILADAHGNVIHLGERECSIQRRHQKVIEESPSPVVDENLRVKMGATAVKAAKASGYVNAGTVEFLLDHDKKFYFLEVNTRLQVEHPVTELLTGLDLVREQILVAAGEKLSLTQQDVQFRGHAIECRIYAEDADNEFMPSVGTIFNYREPGGPGVRVDSGFGRGDTVPIYYDPIIAKLITWGHDRGQAIGRMKRALDEYVIHGIQSIIPFHRRLMELKDFETGNLSTHFIQEHFAQSNEIEKFSEKELEALAALVCAVDYSEKKRASGFISPKPMQNWKMIQRYCQLLNR; translated from the coding sequence ATGTTTTCAAAAATCCTCATCGCTAACCGTGGCGAAATTGCGGTTCGGATAATGCGCACCTGCCGGGAAATGGGCATTTCCACAGTGGCGGTCTATTCCGAAGCCGATCAGACAGCCCGCCACGTGGTTTATGCTGACGAAGCCCACCTTTTGGGACCGGCTCCTGCCAACGAAAGCTATCTTGTCATCGACAAAATCATCGAAATTGCCAAAGAGAGCGGCGCCGAAGCCATTCATCCGGGATACGGTTTTTTGGCGGAAAATCCGATTTTCGCCCAGCGCGTGGTGGAAAATGGTCTTATCTTCATCGGGCCTAAACCAGAGACAATCGCGCTGTTAGGTGACAAAATGGCTGCTCGTCAGATCATGGAAAGAGCCAACGTGCCCATCGTGCCGGGTATGAAAGAGCCAATTTTTTCTCCGCAGCAAGCCTTGCAATTCGCGCAGCAGGTTGGCTATCCCATTCTTTTGAAAGCAGCGGCTGGCGGCGGCGGCAAAGGCATGCGCATTGTCCGCAACGATTCAGAAATCGAGGAAATGTTTCTGCGCGCGCAATCCGAAGCACAATCCGCATTTGGCGACAAGCGCGTTTATCTGGAAAAATATCTGGAAAAACCGCGCCACATTGAAATTCAAATTTTGGCGGATGCACACGGAAACGTCATTCATCTTGGCGAACGAGAATGTTCAATTCAGCGGCGGCATCAGAAAGTGATCGAAGAATCTCCCTCTCCGGTCGTGGACGAAAATCTGCGGGTTAAAATGGGCGCAACAGCGGTGAAGGCAGCAAAGGCGTCAGGATATGTGAATGCCGGAACCGTGGAGTTTCTGCTGGATCACGACAAAAAATTTTATTTCCTTGAGGTCAATACGCGTCTGCAAGTGGAGCATCCGGTCACGGAATTGCTCACCGGACTCGATCTGGTTCGGGAACAAATTCTCGTCGCGGCAGGTGAAAAATTATCGTTGACGCAACAAGACGTCCAATTTCGCGGTCACGCTATCGAATGCCGCATCTACGCCGAGGATGCGGATAATGAATTTATGCCCTCGGTAGGAACAATTTTCAACTACCGCGAGCCCGGCGGGCCGGGCGTGCGCGTCGATTCGGGGTTTGGCCGCGGAGACACTGTGCCGATTTATTACGACCCCATCATCGCGAAACTGATTACCTGGGGACACGACAGAGGGCAAGCGATTGGTCGCATGAAACGTGCATTGGACGAGTACGTAATTCACGGAATTCAGTCAATTATTCCCTTCCACCGCCGGCTTATGGAATTGAAAGATTTTGAAACGGGAAATCTATCGACGCATTTCATTCAGGAACATTTCGCACAAAGCAACGAAATTGAAAAATTCAGCGAGAAAGAATTAGAGGCATTGGCGGCTTTGGTGTGTGCAGTTGATTATTCCGAAAAAAAACGTGCCAGTGGTTTTATTTCCCCAAAGCCGATGCAAAATTGGAAAATGATTCAGAGATATTGTCAATTGTTGAATCGATAA
- a CDS encoding biotin/lipoyl-binding protein — protein MNYISRIRNRNYRITLSETVSGEIIAEINGKKIPVTIQRKNGDGVCLAQVGNQFFEIDMTKNDTDYLLHYRGEITRVSVEDEYLSQFKKFTNHASKQQMQKELTAPMPGLVVTIEAKAGQQVRQGDGLIVFEAMKMENELKAPFDATIKEIKVSEKQAVDKDQLLIVFN, from the coding sequence ATGAATTACATCTCACGAATTCGAAACCGAAATTATCGCATCACTCTTTCTGAAACTGTCTCTGGCGAAATTATCGCCGAAATCAATGGAAAGAAGATACCCGTCACCATTCAACGAAAAAACGGCGACGGCGTCTGTCTGGCTCAAGTCGGCAATCAATTTTTTGAAATCGATATGACGAAAAACGATACTGATTATCTTTTGCATTACAGGGGCGAAATCACCCGCGTCTCTGTGGAAGATGAATATTTGTCTCAATTTAAAAAATTCACCAACCACGCGTCCAAACAACAGATGCAAAAAGAGCTGACAGCGCCCATGCCCGGGCTCGTCGTTACCATTGAAGCAAAAGCCGGCCAACAGGTGCGTCAAGGCGACGGCTTGATCGTTTTCGAGGCCATGAAAATGGAAAATGAACTCAAAGCGCCGTTTGACGCGACGATAAAAGAAATCAAAGTGAGCGAAAAGCAAGCTGTTGACAAAGATCAGTTACTTATTGTTTTTAATTAA
- a CDS encoding TldD/PmbA family protein, with the protein MIENKKLTELAEWLVEFSRKKGADEAEVSISQGREFDVEIRNGELENLVEAGDKNLSIRLFVDHRYASVNTDDFDRDVLSHLVERGIERARNSSQDPFSGLPEFDPNAEIDDWKKLEIYDEEITNLSPGKKISLARQTEKIAVADKRITNSYGSSFSDSFGEYILVNSNGFSGSFKRSRFSLGVYLQAGEEDKRVESGWYESSRFFNDLWTPEQVANEAVHRVTRLINPRKVKTKNVPVVMEPGMAASILSFLYQCLTGRAIYMKQSFLVDKLNEQIAAAKVNIFDDGLIKRGLGSRPFDAEGVPVTKHAAVKNGVLQTYLTDVYSARKLNMKSTGNGSGPNNFYLQKGNFSPDEIIRSVDNGLLLTHAMGQGTNPVTGDYSRGAFGLWIENGEVAYPVAEITISGNLGTMLQSIEMVGNDLRFNRSISAPTIKIAEMTVSGT; encoded by the coding sequence ATGATTGAAAATAAAAAGTTAACTGAGCTGGCGGAGTGGCTGGTAGAATTTTCGAGAAAAAAAGGCGCGGACGAGGCAGAGGTTTCCATTTCTCAGGGCAGGGAATTTGATGTGGAGATTCGCAACGGGGAGCTGGAAAATTTAGTCGAAGCGGGTGATAAAAATTTGTCCATCAGACTGTTTGTTGATCATCGTTATGCCAGCGTAAACACGGATGATTTTGACAGGGATGTTTTGTCTCATCTCGTTGAGCGCGGCATCGAACGGGCACGCAATTCTTCACAGGATCCGTTTTCTGGCCTGCCTGAATTTGATCCGAATGCGGAAATCGATGATTGGAAAAAATTGGAAATCTACGACGAGGAGATCACTAATCTCTCGCCGGGAAAAAAGATTTCGCTGGCGCGACAGACCGAAAAGATTGCAGTAGCGGATAAGCGCATCACCAATTCTTACGGTTCCAGCTTTTCGGATTCGTTTGGTGAATACATCCTGGTGAATTCCAACGGCTTCAGTGGATCGTTCAAACGGTCGAGGTTCAGCCTGGGAGTTTACCTGCAAGCCGGTGAAGAAGACAAACGCGTGGAATCCGGCTGGTACGAGAGCAGCCGTTTTTTTAACGATTTGTGGACGCCGGAGCAGGTGGCGAACGAAGCTGTCCATCGTGTAACCCGGCTGATTAATCCGCGAAAGGTGAAAACGAAAAATGTGCCCGTTGTCATGGAACCGGGCATGGCGGCGAGCATCCTCTCTTTTCTGTACCAATGTCTGACCGGCAGGGCGATTTACATGAAGCAATCTTTTCTAGTGGACAAACTAAACGAGCAGATTGCTGCGGCGAAGGTGAATATTTTCGACGACGGCCTGATCAAACGCGGTCTTGGCAGCAGGCCCTTCGACGCTGAAGGGGTTCCCGTGACAAAACATGCTGCTGTGAAAAACGGCGTTTTGCAAACTTATCTCACTGATGTCTATTCAGCAAGAAAATTAAACATGAAATCCACTGGGAATGGTTCAGGCCCGAATAATTTTTATCTGCAAAAAGGAAATTTTTCGCCTGATGAAATCATTCGCTCTGTGGACAACGGTCTGCTTTTGACTCACGCGATGGGCCAGGGCACAAATCCGGTGACAGGAGACTATTCGCGCGGCGCGTTCGGGTTGTGGATTGAAAATGGCGAAGTGGCCTACCCCGTCGCGGAAATTACCATTTCTGGAAATCTGGGCACAATGTTGCAATCAATTGAGATGGTCGGAAATGACTTGCGGTTCAATCGCTCGATCAGCGCGCCGACGATCAAAATCGCGGAGATGACGGTTTCGGGTACGTAG
- a CDS encoding TldD/PmbA family protein, which produces MTKFADTEKTEKSNFLFDQLLSGNLPQGTIYLFENRFGVSVEGMQKLLSLALSRGGEFSELYFQYHISHSVTMEEDIIKRTSENISVGVGVRVISGERTGYGYTNDLSFDSMKAAALTAANIADAGSSLEAADLRTAEASRQIYDLNRALTATAFQDKLSLVRAAYQSAQNFDSRIEKVQAFLQDSLNYILIANSAGLLISDVRPQTRLFAFAVANQNGNRTSGHHNGGGRVGMDFFAKQMTPEEIGKKAAEEAVILLDARDPAPGEQTVVLGAGQSGVMIHEAVGHPLEADANRKGTSIMSNRMGQKVANGIVTIYEDPTIPQFRGSLNIDDEGTVTQKTILVENGKLVNYIQDRLSAQILQMTPTGNGRRENYQFAPIPRMTNTVLAKGESDPEDIIRSVRRGFYAKTYQGGQVQDSGKFVFSVNLGYQIEDGKLTHPVKNATLIGSNIEILNNVSIVGNDMGFFLGTCGKEGQSVPVTAGTPTLKIDRMTVGGRQ; this is translated from the coding sequence ATGACTAAATTCGCAGATACGGAAAAGACAGAAAAATCCAATTTTCTATTCGACCAATTGCTGTCAGGGAATTTGCCGCAAGGAACGATTTATCTTTTCGAAAATCGATTCGGCGTTTCTGTTGAGGGGATGCAAAAATTACTGTCGCTCGCACTGTCCCGCGGTGGTGAATTTTCCGAGCTTTATTTCCAATATCACATTTCTCATTCCGTCACCATGGAAGAGGATATCATCAAACGCACGTCTGAAAACATCAGCGTCGGCGTGGGCGTGCGCGTGATTTCAGGCGAGAGAACGGGCTATGGCTACACCAATGATTTGAGTTTTGATTCGATGAAAGCGGCGGCGCTGACAGCGGCAAATATCGCCGATGCCGGGAGTTCTTTGGAAGCTGCTGACTTGAGAACAGCCGAGGCCAGTAGACAGATTTATGATTTGAACAGGGCTCTCACAGCGACGGCTTTTCAGGACAAACTTTCGCTCGTGCGAGCCGCCTATCAGTCTGCGCAAAATTTTGACTCTCGCATTGAAAAAGTGCAGGCTTTTTTGCAGGATTCATTGAACTACATTCTCATCGCCAATTCCGCCGGGCTGCTGATTTCCGATGTGAGACCGCAAACGAGATTATTCGCTTTTGCTGTTGCCAACCAAAACGGCAATCGCACTTCAGGGCATCACAATGGCGGCGGACGCGTGGGAATGGATTTTTTCGCAAAACAGATGACGCCGGAGGAAATCGGCAAAAAAGCCGCCGAAGAGGCGGTCATTCTTCTGGATGCACGTGATCCTGCGCCGGGCGAACAGACTGTTGTTTTAGGCGCCGGACAGAGCGGGGTGATGATTCACGAGGCTGTGGGACATCCGCTGGAGGCAGACGCCAATCGAAAGGGAACGTCAATCATGTCTAATCGCATGGGGCAAAAAGTTGCTAACGGAATTGTGACGATTTACGAAGATCCAACCATTCCCCAATTCCGCGGTTCTCTCAACATTGACGACGAAGGAACAGTGACGCAAAAAACGATTTTAGTAGAAAACGGAAAATTAGTGAATTACATTCAGGATCGGCTGTCAGCACAAATTTTACAAATGACGCCTACCGGAAACGGCAGACGGGAAAATTATCAGTTTGCGCCGATTCCGCGCATGACAAATACGGTTCTCGCCAAAGGAGAAAGCGATCCCGAAGATATTATCCGTTCTGTAAGACGCGGCTTTTACGCTAAAACTTACCAGGGCGGTCAGGTGCAGGATTCCGGAAAATTTGTTTTTTCGGTGAACTTGGGCTATCAAATTGAAGACGGAAAATTGACTCATCCGGTCAAAAATGCCACGCTGATCGGTTCGAATATTGAAATTTTGAACAATGTCTCCATAGTTGGCAATGACATGGGATTCTTTCTGGGAACGTGCGGCAAAGAAGGTCAGTCGGTTCCGGTGACTGCCGGTACGCCGACGCTGAAAATCGACCGAATGACGGTGGGAGGAAGGCAATGA
- a CDS encoding redox-sensing transcriptional repressor Rex, with translation MQDKTFPEKTVERLILYRRLLMNLDPEEKSNIFSHELSVMTGFTSAQIRRDLMAIGYSGSPVKGYEIKKLYASLSEFIDAPDVQQVAIIGLGQLGRAIVNYFRGRREKLEITAAFDKDSKKIDRVVNGVRCYSIQDLEKILQENNIQIAILAIPEDQAQYMGGRLASAGVKGILNYAPIQLKLPASVHVENRDMIMAVEKVAHFARQVKENGFHESIS, from the coding sequence ATGCAAGACAAAACATTTCCAGAAAAAACCGTAGAACGTCTTATCCTTTATCGACGCCTTTTGATGAATCTGGATCCGGAAGAAAAATCCAATATTTTTTCTCACGAGCTTTCTGTAATGACAGGTTTTACTTCGGCGCAAATTCGGCGCGATTTGATGGCGATTGGCTACTCCGGATCCCCTGTCAAAGGATATGAAATCAAAAAACTCTACGCCAGTTTGAGCGAATTTATCGACGCGCCTGACGTGCAACAAGTCGCTATCATCGGTCTGGGACAATTGGGCCGCGCCATTGTCAACTATTTTCGCGGCCGTCGAGAAAAATTAGAAATCACAGCCGCTTTTGACAAGGACTCCAAAAAGATTGATCGCGTCGTGAATGGCGTTCGTTGCTATTCCATACAAGATCTGGAGAAAATTCTTCAGGAAAATAACATCCAAATCGCCATTCTCGCCATACCTGAAGATCAAGCGCAATACATGGGCGGGCGATTAGCAAGCGCAGGCGTAAAAGGAATTTTGAATTACGCTCCGATTCAGTTAAAATTACCGGCTTCCGTTCATGTTGAAAACAGAGATATGATCATGGCTGTCGAAAAAGTAGCACATTTTGCACGACAGGTGAAAGAAAACGGATTTCATGAATCAATAAGCTAA
- a CDS encoding dihydrodipicolinate synthase family protein, whose translation MVFDQFAGVFAPIPTPFSEKDLTINFEYIRRHLEFLQEKGVNGALVLGTNSEFPSLSIEERKNIISWVMKFRGDLKVMVQVGTSSFVETIGLSHYAMEKGADALLICAPFYFKEINEIGLIDYYFQIFNRVQHPIFLYHMPQVTQVPITEKVIESLLSFSNFLGLKESSGQWDTTKHYIEKFRQLHIFTGNDLLFRDALDIGAGGCITAVCNSLPELPVSLFHAVRVGEDVSYIQSRLSAYRKLLQQFPLQSATKYILQMRNFPAAGVRPPLTELTESQKRGLERGLVELGFDFPTD comes from the coding sequence ATGGTATTCGATCAATTTGCCGGAGTTTTCGCTCCGATTCCAACGCCTTTCTCGGAAAAAGATTTGACAATCAACTTTGAATATATTCGCCGACATCTGGAATTCTTGCAAGAGAAGGGAGTTAACGGAGCGCTGGTGTTGGGCACGAACAGCGAATTTCCTTCCCTGTCCATCGAGGAAAGGAAAAATATCATCTCCTGGGTGATGAAATTCCGCGGTGATTTGAAAGTAATGGTACAGGTTGGCACATCCTCGTTTGTGGAGACGATTGGTTTGAGCCATTACGCCATGGAAAAAGGCGCTGATGCGCTGCTGATTTGTGCGCCCTTTTATTTTAAAGAAATCAATGAAATAGGCTTGATTGATTATTATTTCCAAATTTTCAATCGCGTCCAACATCCGATTTTTCTCTATCACATGCCGCAGGTCACGCAGGTGCCGATTACTGAAAAAGTGATCGAGAGCCTGCTTTCCTTTTCCAATTTTCTGGGACTGAAAGAATCTTCGGGGCAATGGGACACGACGAAGCATTACATTGAAAAGTTTCGTCAACTGCATATTTTCACTGGGAATGATTTGCTGTTCAGAGACGCGCTGGACATTGGCGCCGGCGGCTGCATTACCGCGGTGTGCAATTCGCTGCCGGAATTGCCAGTGAGCTTGTTTCACGCTGTGAGGGTCGGAGAAGACGTGTCTTACATTCAATCCAGACTATCGGCGTATCGCAAGCTATTGCAGCAATTTCCTCTGCAATCGGCGACCAAGTACATTTTGCAAATGCGCAATTTCCCTGCCGCAGGCGTGAGGCCGCCGTTGACCGAATTGACAGAATCGCAAAAACGGGGATTAGAGCGGGGATTGGTGGAGTTGGGTTTTGATTTTCCAACGGACTGA